The bacterium genome includes a region encoding these proteins:
- a CDS encoding DUF1232 domain-containing protein, protein MTPRNRQKEKLSTRLKREIHVWRCVAKHPRTPRISKILLGAALAYIALPFDLIPDFIPVLGVLDDVIIVPGLIWLAVRFIPRDVVQECRARAKPRQEIAHAGSIRRRHRRLHEVRTAAPTRRNRSTIWHRVVAVRRSLRKDQRRTPHTLPARPRQVARP, encoded by the coding sequence ATGACGCCCCGAAATCGCCAGAAGGAGAAGCTCTCGACACGCCTGAAACGGGAAATCCACGTCTGGCGATGCGTCGCGAAGCATCCCCGGACTCCCCGAATTTCGAAGATCCTTCTCGGCGCAGCACTGGCATACATCGCCTTGCCCTTCGACCTGATCCCGGACTTCATTCCCGTCCTCGGTGTGCTGGACGACGTCATCATTGTCCCGGGCCTCATCTGGCTCGCCGTCCGATTCATCCCGCGAGACGTCGTGCAAGAATGCCGCGCACGCGCAAAGCCCCGACAGGAAATCGCCCATGCAGGATCGATACGCCGGCGACATCGGCGACTACATGAAGTTCGCACTGCTGCGCCAACTCGCCGGAACCGATCGACGATTTGGCATCGCGTGGTGGCTGTACGCCGATCCCTCCGAAAAGACCAACGACGGACGCCACACACGCTACCTGCACGACCCCGACAAGTGGCGCGCCCGTGA